One region of Phragmites australis chromosome 18, lpPhrAust1.1, whole genome shotgun sequence genomic DNA includes:
- the LOC133898990 gene encoding hypersensitive-induced response protein 1-like yields MGQALGLIQVDQSTVAIKESFGKFDEVLEPGCHFLPWCIGKQIAGYLSLRVQQLDVRCETKTKDNVFVNVVASVQYRALADKASDAFYRLSNTRGQIQSYVFDVIRASVPKMNLDDAFEQKNDIAKAVEDELEKAMSMYGYEIVQTLIVDIEPDEHVKRAMNEINAAARMRLAANEKAEAEKILQIKRAEGDAESKYLSGLGIARQRQAIVDGLRDSVLAFSENVPGTCAKDVMDMVLVTQYFDTMKEIGASSKTSSVFIPHGPGAVKDIAAQIRDGQLQARML; encoded by the exons AGGAATCTTTTGGGAAGTTTGATGAGGTACTAGAGCCTGGATGCCACTTCTTGCCATGGTGCATAGGGAAGCAGATTGCTGGGTATCTTTCACTGCGTGTGCAGCAGCTTGATGTCCGCTGCGAGACAAAGACAAAG GATAATGTCTTCGTCAATGTTGTTGCATCTGTGCAATATCGTGCCCTTGCTGACAAGGCATCTGATGCCTTTTACAGGCTGAGTAACACCAGGGGGCAAATCCAGTCATATGTCTTTGATG TCATCAGGGCTAGTGTTCCAAAGATGAACTTGGATGATGCATTTGAGCAGAAGAATGATATCGCCAAAGCTGTGGAAGATGAACTTGAAAAG GCAATGTCTATGTATGGGTATGAGATTGTGCAAACACTGATTGTTGATATTGAGCCTGATGAACATGTGAAGAGAGCCATGAATGAGATTAATGCAG CTGCTAGGATGAGGTTGGCTGCCAATGAGAAAGCTGAAGCGGAGAAGATACTGCAGATCAAGAGAGCTGAAGGTGATGCAGAATCCAAGTACTTGTCTGGTCTGGGTATCGCAAGGCAGCGTCAGGCTATAGTGGATGGGCTTAGGGACAGCGTTCTTGCTTTCTCAGAGAATGTGCCTGGGACCTGCGCCAAGGATGTCATGGATATGGTTCTCGTGACCCAGTACTTCGACACCATGAAGGAGATCGGGGCCTCATCCAAGACCTCTTCGGTCTTCATCCCTCATGGACCAGGTGCTGTCAAAGATATCGCGGCACAGATAAGGGATGGTCAGCTCCAGGCCAGGATGCTCTGA